In the genome of Geotrypetes seraphini chromosome 14, aGeoSer1.1, whole genome shotgun sequence, one region contains:
- the LOC117348202 gene encoding beta-1,3-galactosyl-O-glycosyl-glycoprotein beta-1,6-N-acetylglucosaminyltransferase 3-like translates to MFQPCGLEDLPQNAYNLRRNYCKTQFVTSMKLPSSNQISCSKIIQGDQDAVRLALLHQKNARKKELRISEMDYLKFTKDCNHYKTSRRFIPIPLSKEEENYPIAYSMVIHEQIEMFERLLRAIYNPQNIYCVHVDEKSPDLYKQAVRAIVSCFENVFIASKLENLVYASWFRVQADLNCMEDLLKSKVPWRYLINTCGTDFPIKTNMEIVRALKLLKGKNSLESEKPQHKVSRWQFSYKITTTVERTNIMKGPPPISSPMFVGSAYFVVTREFVNYVLENPEVQKLIEWSKDTYSPDEHLWATLYRMPGVPGSTPYHEKYDLSDLNAIARLQRWEWHEGDIGKGAAYPQCTGIFRRSICINGAGDLHFVLQQHHLFVNKFDVRVDDYAVQCLEEYLRDKALYGEEP, encoded by the coding sequence ATGTTTCAACCTTGTGGCCTGGAAGATCTGCCTCAGAACGCATACAATCTGAGGAGAAATTACTGTAAGACCCAGTTTGTCACCTCAATGAAATTGCCTTCCAGCAATCAAATCAGCTGCTCCAAAATAATACAAGGAGATCAAGACGCAGTGCGATTGGCACTTTTGCACCAAAAGAATGCCCGCAAGAAGGAGCTGCGTATATCTGAGATGgattatttaaaatttactaAAGATTGCAACCATTACAAGACGAGCCGGAGGTTTATTCCTATTCCACTAAGCAAAGAGGAAGAGAATTATCCCATTGCATATTCTATGGTCATCCATGAACAAATTGAAATGTTTGAAAGACTTTTAAGGGCAATTTACAACCCTCAGAATATCTATTGTGTCCATGTGGATGAAAAGTCTCCTGATTTATACAAGCAAGCTGTTCGAGCCATTGtttcttgttttgaaaatgtatttatagcatccaaattggaaaatttggTTTACGCATCATGGTTCAGGGTTCAAGCTGATCTGAACTGCATGGAGGATTTGCTGAAAAGTAAAGTGCCCTGGAGATATCTGATAAACACTTGCGGCACCGACTTCCCAATAAAGACCAACATGGAGATAGTCAGAGCCCTGAAGCTATTGAAGGGCAAAAATAGCCTAGAGTCTGAAAAGCCACAACATAAAGTAAGTCGTTGGCAGTTTTCTTATAAAATTACTACAACTGTAGAAAGAACTAATATTATGAAGGGTCCTCCACCAATCAGTTCTCCAATGTTTGTTGGAAGTGCTTATTTTGTGGTTACAAGAGAATTTGTGAACTATGTATTGGAAAATCCTGAAGTGCAGAAACTGATAGAATGGTCAAAGGATACTTACAGTCCAGATGAACACCTGTGGGCAACTCTATATCGAATGCCTGGTGTTCCTGGATCTACTCCATACCATGAAAAATATGACCTTTCAGACTTAAATGCAATTGCAAGACTTCAGAGATGGGAGTGGCATGAAGGAGATATAGGTAAAGGGGCAGCGTATCCCCAATGCACAGGTATTTTCCGACGGTCTATCTGTATTAATGGGGCTGGAGATCTCCACTTTGTACTTCAGCAGCATCATTTATTTGTCAATAAATTTGATGTCAGGGTGGATGACTATGCTGTTCAATGCCTGGAAGAGTATCTGAGAGACAAAGCTCTTTATGGAGAGGAACCTTAA